GTAGCTGTTCCTTTTTCATAAAGTCCACGGGCTACGGCGGGATGTGCAATGCCTGTCCACAAATACACGGAAGGACTTAGGTGTTATGTGATTTATTGTTCTTATACTTACCTCAACAGGAGTTTGCAAATAAATTTGACCGATAGGTTTATCCAAGTTTGTTATCAATACTGGTACGAGAAAAACATGCCTGAAAATCTCTATTCTAGCATTTATGAAATCCTAGAAGGTAAACAGCTTTCTATAAGCGCTATCACACGTGAATTAAAAGAGGTCGGTGTCAATGAACATCGCCTTATAATGACAGGATATCTGCGTGCTCTCAGGGACATGAAGAAACTTGATGAGATCGACATCCCTCCCTCCAAGGTATACAGAAAGATAGATACGGAGGGTGATAATTCACAGCCTGATATTTACTCGCTGATAGCCAGAGAGATAAAACATTTTGACCACAATATTGGCCTTGCTCTCGCGGTCTACGTCATGACCACCATACTTGACAGGCCGGTTTTCAAAGAAGAGCTGCTGAAAATCGGTTTTACCACGAAAAGTATAAACGATCAACTGTCCGGTCCAGAGCATATGATAAAAGAATCGAATAATGAAAATCTGAGGGAATATATTTCAGGCATAACAAAGATAAGCATACCTCCGGGTGATCCTGCATATGAGGTCAGTATGGATGGCAGTGTTCTTCTTGAAGACGCCAACTGCCTGCTTGTAAAGATACTCAGACTTTCACTGGACATGAGTGGCCTGACACCACGGACCAAAAGAACGACTATCGCGGATTTCGGATAAAAATCAAAAGAAGCTACGTTAGTATGACTGAAGTCAGAATTGCATGCATCCAGACAGATATATGCCTCTGCCAGAAAGAAAAGAATATAGAAAAAGCTATTTTCATGATAGATAACGCTCTCTCGCAGGGCGCAGAGATCATAGTACTCCCGGAAGTTTTCTCCACCGGTTTTTGTTATGATGATATGCCCGGTTCGGCCGAGTATGAGGGCGGATCGACCTTAAGGAAACTTTCCGAACTTACAAGAGACAAAGGTTGTATCATAATATCCTCTATCATCGAGAAAATATCATCAGATAAAGGGGAGAAATACTTCAACCTGGGATTTTGTATCGATAATGGTGTAATAACCGGTACCTATCGTAAAACCCATCCTTTCCAAAAGGAAAAGCAATATTTTTCCCCGGGTGATTCCATATTACCAATCAAACTGCAAAGCAAAGAACTTACAATAGGCCTTCAGATCTGTTATGAGCTGCGCTTCCCGGAAGTCTCCAGAAAGCTCAGTCTCATGGGTTCCGATATGCTGGTAACAGTTGCCGAGTTTCCAAAACCACGCAGTGATCTGTGGCAGACACTTGTCAGGGCAAGGGCCATAGAGAACCAGATACCTCATATTGCCTGCAACCGTACAGGCAGCGACCCCGATAAGTCCTTTTTCGGAAGTTCCATGATAGTGGACGCATCCGGCGAGCTTGTTAGAAAAGCAGGGGAAGAAGAGTCAATACTTGTGTATGATATAGACACAGAGAAGACATCAGATGTCAGGAAAGCTATAACAGCTCTTGATGACAGAAGGCCTGACCTGTACTGAAAATCGATTGTTTTCAGCGGTGAAGTGTAACCCAGAATAAACTTCCTTTTCCTTTGGGATTATCTTCCACTCCCACATCCCCGTCATGCAGTTCCATTATACGTTTTACAATGGCAAGACCCAATCCTGTTCCCTTTATGTTGGTTTTTCCGACACGTTCAAAACGGTCGAATATAAGTGGTTTGTCGGCATCAGGGATTCCTTCTCCTTCATCCATTATCGACACCTTCAAGCTTCTGTCATCAAATTCCGAAACCACAACTTCTATCGTTGATCCTTCGGGTGAGTATTTTATGCTGTTGGAGAGCAGGTTCGAGAATACTTCCTCTATTATCCTGTTTACCCTTGCAGTGTATTTTCCTTCGGGTCTGAAATCGATACTTATCTGTTTTTCATCGGCTTTTGGCTGAAGGTTTTCCACAACCTCCTCCAGAATATTTCCTATGTCCGTTTCCTCAAAGTCAAGCTCTTCAACACTTTCCAGCTTTGCCAGATTGGCTGCGTTCTCGATCATTTCAATAAGTTTCAGGTTGTTCCTTTCGATAGCTTTTAAGGCTGATATTTTCTGTTCGTTCTCCTCATATTCGATAAGGTACTCCACATATCCTTTTATCACTGTGGCAGGATTTATCAGATCATGCCTGAGTATATCCGTGAAAAGGTCCTTCAGCTCATTGGAATGTTTGAGCTGGGTGAAATACAGTTTGAGTTTTGTTTCTGCAGCTTTCCTCTCCCTCACTTCTACTTCAAGCTCCTGGTTCTTTGAATTGAGTTCCGCCGTTTTTGTCTCTATCTTGTTCTTCAGGACGAAGCTTAAAATAATGAAGAGCAGGAGAAGCCCGCCACCGACACCAACGCTGAGTTTGAGCCATGCAGGGCTCTCCCAGGTATTAAGATTCGGCTGGCTGCTCTGTGCGAAGTAGTATACTGATTGGGGGTCCTCCTTCAGTTGCCTGACATTAATATCAATGGTTTCTGCCATCTGTGGGTCCGCGCCGTCCGAAAGAGCAAATACCATGTCAGTAGGAGCTATTACTATAGACAGACCGGAAATTGAATAATCATCTTCAACGGATTCCCCGTAAAGATTTGAAACTATTCCGGCATCAACTTCTTCCTTCTCCACCAGACTGAGAACCTCGCTGTAACTGTCTGTTTCAACAAAGCTATAGCTTGAATTACTGCCGGAAGTACTTGCATTCAGGTCTTTGTAGAATATGTCTGAGCTCTGGACAGCTATTCTCTTTCCCTGAAGGTCCTGCATGGAGCCAATATCCGAACCTGAATAGGTATATACAACACCCCAGATGGTCGTGACACTTTCATTAGTAAGGATATACTCCTCACTCATTTCCGGTGAGCGGGGAACAGAGACCATAATATCGATCTCACTATTCTTCAGCCTCTCAAGATTATCTTCCAGAGATTCCGGAATATAGTCAATTTCCCATCCTTCGTTCTCTGCGATCGTCTCGATTATACTGGCATAAAGGCCTGTAACTTCTCCGTCCTGGCCAATAATTACGAGAGGTTCATTATGGAAAACACCTACCCGGACAGTATTATCCTGATTGTCCGCAAGGGCTGCGGGCACCTGCACTAGAAAAGATATCAGTATTAGGCACGTCAAAATAGTTTTGAACAGGATTTTTCTGTTTTTCAGCCTTGCACCCTCTTTTGTGGTAGTATGCAGCATATGAATTATATATAATTTTGATATATATTTATTTGCTTTAATACATCTTTTGCAGATCTCCTTTTATATTCTTTTATTTTTCTTGTAAAGATATCATTGTCATTGCTTGCAATTATCCTCTTGCCGGCGATGTATTATTTCTGGAGCATAGCCTTTTTTTTAAATTTATTTATCACGTAAAACATGGAACAAGCTTAAGATATTATGAGGCACATAAGCAAATGCGTCACAATCCTTGCATAAATTGAGCTTATTTCTCCCCTGAAGTATTTTATTTCTAATAGTCCAGAATTCTTTGCCATTCCATATCTCTACAATACTTTGTTTTGTCAGATCTCCCAGAGTATATGTTCCAAGGGCATCTCGGGTACACAGGCTTATTTTACCATCCGGCCTGACTATAAAAGTATTGAATGGACTAATACAGGGAGAAGTTAAATTAGAAATCTTACTTTTATTTGGTGCCTGTCCACCTCTCGTTGTTCTAATTGCATTCTTGCGTATAAGTCGGATTTTTACTTTTTTATGAAATTCTTGCTTTTCCTTTATAAAATCAAAAATATCCTGGACCGGATCATTAAGAGTGTCATTATCGTGATAGTTATCTATAAGGAGAAAATCCAGATTTGGAATCAGTTTTTGGAACATTTCCACTGTGAGTAGTGTTCCATTTGTAAATAAATGGATATGTCCGTCGGGCAAATTCAGTCTCGCAATTTCAGCGAATTCTATAATTCTTTCATCTAGCAATGGCTCATTATTTGAATAAAGGTTTAACTTGCCTGAAAAATTTAAATTGCTCAACTGATTAATTATAGAAATGAACAGTTCCCGTTCCATCAACTTAAAAGGTCGAGAATCCACTTTTTTGTTAACCGGACAAAAAGCACAATCACCATTGCATCTATTTATCGTTTCGATTTCAATAACCTCAAAAATGGGGTAATTTTCTTCATCAAGTTTTTTTTCTATTTCTTTCTTTACCAAGGGTTTTATGATAAAATCCTGTACCAGCGATATGGAAGGAAGAATGTTCTTTTCATAAAATGATGGATTGTTTTTTTGAATAAAGATTGCTACTTTACCACTTACTCCTCCATGGGTGATATCTATTATTTCAGATTTCCCAGACCCCATATATTTACTCTCAAATCTGACACTGATGATTAAAATAGTGCCCTTAGCTTTGTAGTATGAAACAAGAGTAATATGCATTTTGGATTTAATATCCCAAACATTAGTCTTAAGAAGATTAAATTCCAGAATTTAAAAGCTAATTCGAGTCTTTTTTGAGACTCTATCCTAATAACCTGGTGTGGATGATTTTATTCAAAAACTTAAATTTTAGCGAGCGGCTAAATAAATCATATGAGTGTATGTATAACTATTTGAATTAGAATAAAATATGGTATGGCAAAGTCTGTGTGACAATGCCACAAAAAGTATTATTCAAGGTATATGGCAGGTCTCAGGGGTGCTGCAAACCTTGACTTGTTCTCGGGATCATAGTCCGGATCGTCTGCTGTGTATACTTCAACAGGACATCCGATCTCCTTCTCAAGACATCTGTCGTTCTCTTTGAGTATGCTCTGCTCGTCAAGGTCAAAGCCAAGCAATCTTTCAAGTCTCTCTGTTTTCATACTCTTGATGTCCGGGACAAGCTTCTGCACATACTTTGGTATCTCCTTGCCGTATCTGCGGTTTTCGGGGTCGGACATAAGTGTCTTGATGAGCTTGCCGGGATTTAAATCCTCTTCATGCAGCATCTTCAGAGCAAGTTTGAAAGCCTCTGTCTTCCATGAAGGAGCCGTATACAGCACAGCCTTCTTCGGGGTGAGCTTTGTGACCTTGATAATCTCCTCGATGTCCGAGAGTGTATTACCTATAAGCTCTTCGGCAAGCTCTGCATCATTGTCCACATATTCCGGGTTAAATATCGGATATGGTGCCAGGGATACATAGTCTCCTTCACCGTGTCCCATGGCAGACCAGATCTCCTCACAGATATGAGGTGTGAAAGGTGCCATCAGGCGTACCCATGTATCAAGTACGTCATAGAGTACCGCGCTTCCGCCGCGTCTCTGGTACCATTTGACGTCATTATACAGCAGGAAGAAGGAATTCTGCAAGGCACCCCTTGTCCTGATGGATGTCATGTCATTATTTGTATCTCTCACGAACTGCTGCAACCTGCTGAGCATCCAGCGGTCGATCAGCTGAAGTTCTCCATCAATTCCCGAACTTGCACCTGAGTCGATGATCTCCTTTGCCAGCTTGTAGAACCTTTCCATCTGCTTTTTGGCACTCTCGACACCTGCATTTCTCCAGTCAGCATCCTGTGTCTGCTCAGCACTGGATAGGATGTACATACGTGAGACATCTGCACCGTATGTGTCAACTGCTTCCTTCAGTGTGAGTATGGGTCCCTTGGACTTGCTCATCTTCTGTCCTTCAAGGGATACGAAACCGTTCACTGCCAGCGCACGGGGCCACCTGTCCTCGTCGAATATCGCTACATGGTGGAAGAGGAAGAAGAGCAGGTGATTTGGTACAAGGTCCTTTCCTGAGGATCTGAGATCCACCGGATACCAGTAATCGAAGTCTGACTTCATGTTTGCAATGAGCGGTTCATCAAGCCCTGTATCCTTTGCAACCTGCTGTACCGTACCTTTCCCAAGAAGTACATAATCAAAGAGTGAGGGTTTGAGCTGTTCCGGAAGTATGCCGTTTGAGAAGAACTTGTTGGTGATGTAATAGGACATGTAGATAGTCGAATCTCCAAGGGATTCGATAAGCCAGTCCGTGTCAAAGGGCAGTCTTGTGCCGAGTCCCTTCTTCCTGGCACATGCCTTGTCCTTGAGCCAGTCTACTTTGTTGTTGAACTCCACCCTTATCTCTTCAGGGATTATCTCCATATTCTCGATACATCTGTAGACCTTATCCTTCCACTCGGGGTTGGAATAGTTCAGGAACCACTGACCCTTCACCATGTTCACAACACATGGCGTTCCGCAGCGACAGACAACAGGCTCGCTGAATTCGTAGAATATCTCTCCGATTCCTTTATCTAGAAGGTCTCTGGTGAGTACGTCCTTGATCTTGGAGACTGCAATTCCTGCGTACTCTCCGGTATTCTCCTTGAGCACACCACCGTGGAACTCGCGACGGTATACGAGTTTGGTTGCCTCTTCTGCTTTCGGGTCCTTCTGGTCCACTACTCCGAGCTGCTCAACAGCGTCTACAGCGGGATATTCTCCGAACTCCTTTACCTGGATAAGTGAAATGAATTCTATATCCCGGACATTTTCAGTAATGCCATATTCGGAAAGATCCCTGTCATAGAGGTCTTTGACCGCCAGATAGTCATATGGTGCGTGTGCCGGCACACTCATGACTATTCCGCTTCCGTTTCCTCCTTTTACAAATGATGCGGGCAGTGTGATAATCTCTTTTTCTGTGAGGGGATTCTTTACCTTGATACCTATTATAGATTCAGAGGGCACTTTTTCCACAAATTCTACTTCCCTGTCAGTGTAGGTCAGCTTATTGTACGCTTCCCTGCTTACTATCCAGAACTCCTCTTTTCCGTCCTGTTTTACCTTTACTTTGACATGTTCGATATCAGGGTTGACCCAGAGGTTCGTGACTCCGAAAATTGTCTCGGGACGCAGGGTGGCACATGGCAGGATCATACCGTCATACTCGAACTTGATGAACGTGTAATCGACAATCGTTGCCTCTTCACCGTGGAGGATATCATGGTCCTCTACAGGATTATTGTCATTAGGACACCATTTTACAGGATGTGATCCCTTTACAATCAGGCCCTTGTCATGCAGCAGGTTGAACTGCCATTCAATGAACTTCTTATATGTGGGATCTGTGGTTGTGAACTTCCTACGCCAGTCTATGGAATAACCAATGGAGCGCATTGCGATCTCAGCTTCCACACTGAAATAGTCCACTATCTTCTCGGGTGTGTCAAGTGATGGCAGGATATCTTCAGGGATCTTGTGCAACCTGGAATAAACATCCATTGTCTGGGGATCCCTGTTAGCGATAAGTTCTGCAAGTCCGACTATAGGGGTACCTGTTACATGGAAACCCATTGGGTAGAGTACATTATAACCCAGCATTCTCCTGTGTCTTGCGACAACATCGCCTATTGTGAAGGTCCTGGTGTGTCCGGCGTGTAAGTTACCGTTTAAGTAAGGATAGGGGATCGTTATGAAGAACTTCTCCCTCTCGTCGGGTTCCGGTTCGAAGACCCGGCTTTCATTCCAGCGGCTCTGCCATTTATTTTCTACTGCATGCGGATTATAATCCTGTTCCATAGTTCGCACCTTCTCACGCCGGTTTTTGATTTTTGATAAAATCGTGATTTACTTGGTAAAATCTAAATATCAATTTTGTGTCTTAACTTTGTAAAGACAATCTTTCTTATATTAGGTTCTTGTGCTGCTAATAAGTGTCAAGCTAAATAAAACATACGGGAATTAAAGCTGTTTTTGCTCGGATATTGTTTTTGAAGTTAAAAAAGATAATAAAAATGTGTATTTAAACTCATCTTATTCTTTTGGATGCATGTTCTCTCCGCAGCACGGACACATGATCCTGCCTTCGTCACATACGTCACAGGGAACGATCACTTCCATCTCAAAGGCGCAGTTTTCACATGAATACTGGTCCCCGATTTGCATATCACAAGATTTGTCCATAGGTCTAACCTCCCATAATTAATCTGCTTCCCCGGAAAATATAATTTGCGCAATCTTTAATGCTTACAGGATACCGTTATGCTTATCCGGGATAGCTCCAATTCCAGCACATGGATTTTAAGATATTCTGCGGTCACACGGATATAGAGAATGTTCCACGTTTTCTGAAGCGGATCTCTGATATCTCTTCAAATAACGGGACGATAATCCAGGCCATGAACGCAGAAAAGATCGCAGGAGAGAAGCATATTGTTTTTGCCATCGAGAAGGCACTACGTGCGATTGATAATAAATCCAACGCAGCCAATGATTCGGGAATTGAGATCATGAGGTACGCAGCAGGGAAAAGGCAGATAGGAGATGCTTTTTCCATGGGTTTACACGAAGGTGAAATGGACCTTGTGTTTGTAGTGCTGGGTAATCCGGAAAGTATATCCGCTTCTATCGCATCACTGGAAAAACTCATAAGCAGTAAAAATGTTATCGAATACGGTCCCGGCAAAAGGGATGCCATTCTCTCACAGTTCGATATAGGTGAAAAAGAGATTGAGGCCGCGGGAGAAGAAATGATACCCGATCTGGTTCTCGAGAGGGTGGCCCTTGTGGACTTACTGAAATAAGAATCTTAAATCTCCGGCCTGAAAGGTCGGGATTCTAATATGGAAATTGTTAATACATGTGTCACATAATCTGTTTATGTGGAAATTAATTGAAATCCGGGGAAATTAATTATGTCTCATCCGAAAACCGCAGAAGAGATGATCAAGTGTGCAGGTTCGATAGAAGCCGAACTTTTGCCAAGGTTATTGCACGTTACTGAAGCCGCAGCTATAGCAGCATCCTACCAGATGGGTCGCGGGGATAAACACTATTCTGACCAGGTGGCAGTGGAAGCCATGCGCAGGATGCTCAATTGTCTTGATATGAAAGGCATTATCAAGATAGGTGAAGGTGAGCGGGACGAAGCTCCTATGCTCTATATCGGGGAGAAGGTCGGAACATGGGAAGAGGACTTTGAAGTGGATATCGCCGTTGATCCTCTTGAAGGTACCAACCTTGCAGCAAACGGTTTTCCCGGAGC
The window above is part of the Methanolobus zinderi genome. Proteins encoded here:
- a CDS encoding nitrilase-related carbon-nitrogen hydrolase, with the protein product MTEVRIACIQTDICLCQKEKNIEKAIFMIDNALSQGAEIIVLPEVFSTGFCYDDMPGSAEYEGGSTLRKLSELTRDKGCIIISSIIEKISSDKGEKYFNLGFCIDNGVITGTYRKTHPFQKEKQYFSPGDSILPIKLQSKELTIGLQICYELRFPEVSRKLSLMGSDMLVTVAEFPKPRSDLWQTLVRARAIENQIPHIACNRTGSDPDKSFFGSSMIVDASGELVRKAGEEESILVYDIDTEKTSDVRKAITALDDRRPDLY
- a CDS encoding ATP-binding protein, yielding MQVPAALADNQDNTVRVGVFHNEPLVIIGQDGEVTGLYASIIETIAENEGWEIDYIPESLEDNLERLKNSEIDIMVSVPRSPEMSEEYILTNESVTTIWGVVYTYSGSDIGSMQDLQGKRIAVQSSDIFYKDLNASTSGSNSSYSFVETDSYSEVLSLVEKEEVDAGIVSNLYGESVEDDYSISGLSIVIAPTDMVFALSDGADPQMAETIDINVRQLKEDPQSVYYFAQSSQPNLNTWESPAWLKLSVGVGGGLLLLFIILSFVLKNKIETKTAELNSKNQELEVEVRERKAAETKLKLYFTQLKHSNELKDLFTDILRHDLINPATVIKGYVEYLIEYEENEQKISALKAIERNNLKLIEMIENAANLAKLESVEELDFEETDIGNILEEVVENLQPKADEKQISIDFRPEGKYTARVNRIIEEVFSNLLSNSIKYSPEGSTIEVVVSEFDDRSLKVSIMDEGEGIPDADKPLIFDRFERVGKTNIKGTGLGLAIVKRIMELHDGDVGVEDNPKGKGSLFWVTLHR
- a CDS encoding radical SAM/SPASM domain-containing protein — protein: MHITLVSYYKAKGTILIISVRFESKYMGSGKSEIIDITHGGVSGKVAIFIQKNNPSFYEKNILPSISLVQDFIIKPLVKKEIEKKLDEENYPIFEVIEIETINRCNGDCAFCPVNKKVDSRPFKLMERELFISIINQLSNLNFSGKLNLYSNNEPLLDERIIEFAEIARLNLPDGHIHLFTNGTLLTVEMFQKLIPNLDFLLIDNYHDNDTLNDPVQDIFDFIKEKQEFHKKVKIRLIRKNAIRTTRGGQAPNKSKISNLTSPCISPFNTFIVRPDGKISLCTRDALGTYTLGDLTKQSIVEIWNGKEFWTIRNKILQGRNKLNLCKDCDAFAYVPHNILSLFHVLRDK
- the leuS gene encoding leucine--tRNA ligase, which gives rise to MEQDYNPHAVENKWQSRWNESRVFEPEPDEREKFFITIPYPYLNGNLHAGHTRTFTIGDVVARHRRMLGYNVLYPMGFHVTGTPIVGLAELIANRDPQTMDVYSRLHKIPEDILPSLDTPEKIVDYFSVEAEIAMRSIGYSIDWRRKFTTTDPTYKKFIEWQFNLLHDKGLIVKGSHPVKWCPNDNNPVEDHDILHGEEATIVDYTFIKFEYDGMILPCATLRPETIFGVTNLWVNPDIEHVKVKVKQDGKEEFWIVSREAYNKLTYTDREVEFVEKVPSESIIGIKVKNPLTEKEIITLPASFVKGGNGSGIVMSVPAHAPYDYLAVKDLYDRDLSEYGITENVRDIEFISLIQVKEFGEYPAVDAVEQLGVVDQKDPKAEEATKLVYRREFHGGVLKENTGEYAGIAVSKIKDVLTRDLLDKGIGEIFYEFSEPVVCRCGTPCVVNMVKGQWFLNYSNPEWKDKVYRCIENMEIIPEEIRVEFNNKVDWLKDKACARKKGLGTRLPFDTDWLIESLGDSTIYMSYYITNKFFSNGILPEQLKPSLFDYVLLGKGTVQQVAKDTGLDEPLIANMKSDFDYWYPVDLRSSGKDLVPNHLLFFLFHHVAIFDEDRWPRALAVNGFVSLEGQKMSKSKGPILTLKEAVDTYGADVSRMYILSSAEQTQDADWRNAGVESAKKQMERFYKLAKEIIDSGASSGIDGELQLIDRWMLSRLQQFVRDTNNDMTSIRTRGALQNSFFLLYNDVKWYQRRGGSAVLYDVLDTWVRLMAPFTPHICEEIWSAMGHGEGDYVSLAPYPIFNPEYVDNDAELAEELIGNTLSDIEEIIKVTKLTPKKAVLYTAPSWKTEAFKLALKMLHEEDLNPGKLIKTLMSDPENRRYGKEIPKYVQKLVPDIKSMKTERLERLLGFDLDEQSILKENDRCLEKEIGCPVEVYTADDPDYDPENKSRFAAPLRPAIYLE
- the cgi121 gene encoding KEOPS complex subunit Cgi121 — translated: MDFKIFCGHTDIENVPRFLKRISDISSNNGTIIQAMNAEKIAGEKHIVFAIEKALRAIDNKSNAANDSGIEIMRYAAGKRQIGDAFSMGLHEGEMDLVFVVLGNPESISASIASLEKLISSKNVIEYGPGKRDAILSQFDIGEKEIEAAGEEMIPDLVLERVALVDLLK